One window of Nitrospira sp. genomic DNA carries:
- a CDS encoding PAAR domain-containing protein: MGQPAAKKNDRIVAVDIHIVMVPAPTGPPVPTPLPHPFTGIINGNLSSDVNIMGQPAATIDSTADNTPSHVPTPPGTAFQNPPANRATIKLGSPTVRINGKMVARNGDMAMTCNDPADMPVGKVIAVGTVLIG; this comes from the coding sequence ATGGGACAACCTGCGGCCAAAAAAAACGACCGGATTGTTGCGGTCGATATTCATATCGTCATGGTTCCGGCGCCGACGGGTCCTCCTGTGCCCACGCCGCTGCCCCATCCATTTACGGGTATCATCAACGGCAATCTCAGCAGCGATGTCAACATCATGGGCCAGCCGGCCGCCACCATTGACAGCACGGCGGATAATACACCGTCTCATGTTCCAACACCGCCGGGCACCGCATTTCAAAACCCACCGGCGAACAGGGCGACCATCAAGCTTGGAAGTCCAACGGTGAGGATCAACGGCAAAATGGTTGCGCGGAACGGTGATATGGCGATGACATGCAACGATCCCGCGGATATGCCGGTTGGTAAGGTCATTGCCGTCGGCACGGTGTTGATCGGATGA
- a CDS encoding phage tail sheath subtilisin-like domain-containing protein, giving the protein MASLYQSPGVYREEVFLKPEAKLPTGVPGFVGFADARVKKGITTNVPFSIHRQAEFVTQPDGRAGSYLADAVSGFFQNGGLRCYVVLADLDLKKDREGSLKDAIKALAPLNDLDLVAVPDAMLLQRPNARLDAQAVMRVQSDALIHCATHGNRLALLDALQDDATEVGVLVQRHTLGLGQAEPINGALYYPWLKASNGRFVPPCGHVAGIVAQTDAKVGVFKAPANEEILGVLDVEISVDNRMQDELNPEGINVMRAFPGRGIRVWGARTLSRDPNWRYINVRRLILTVRRWIDQNMTWATFETNDRRLWVRIGRELRTYLVGLWRAGGLRGQTVEEAFYIKCDEETNPPDVREAGMVVTEMGLAPRSPAEFVVLRIIHRLGSREVPRDIELT; this is encoded by the coding sequence ATGGCATCGCTCTATCAAAGTCCTGGGGTCTATCGGGAAGAGGTCTTTCTCAAGCCGGAAGCGAAACTGCCGACCGGTGTCCCGGGGTTTGTCGGTTTTGCGGATGCGCGGGTGAAGAAGGGAATCACCACCAATGTTCCCTTCTCCATCCACCGCCAGGCTGAATTCGTCACGCAGCCTGATGGCCGAGCCGGCAGCTATTTAGCTGATGCCGTGTCGGGGTTCTTTCAAAACGGAGGCCTTCGTTGTTATGTGGTGCTCGCGGACCTCGATCTGAAAAAAGATCGGGAGGGGTCGTTGAAGGATGCAATCAAGGCGTTAGCACCGTTGAATGATCTCGATCTCGTCGCAGTGCCTGATGCCATGCTCTTGCAACGGCCGAATGCCCGGCTGGACGCACAGGCCGTGATGCGGGTTCAATCCGACGCGTTGATCCACTGCGCGACGCATGGCAACCGACTGGCACTGTTGGATGCGTTACAGGATGATGCGACGGAAGTCGGGGTACTCGTCCAACGGCACACTCTTGGATTGGGGCAGGCAGAGCCGATCAACGGGGCTTTGTATTATCCCTGGCTCAAAGCATCGAATGGACGATTTGTGCCTCCTTGTGGTCACGTTGCAGGCATTGTGGCACAGACTGATGCCAAAGTCGGGGTGTTTAAGGCGCCGGCGAACGAGGAAATATTGGGTGTGCTGGATGTAGAAATTTCTGTGGACAATCGCATGCAAGATGAACTCAATCCAGAAGGCATCAATGTCATGCGGGCATTTCCCGGACGAGGAATTCGTGTCTGGGGTGCACGTACACTCAGCCGGGATCCCAATTGGCGGTATATCAACGTGCGCAGGCTGATTCTCACCGTGCGTCGCTGGATCGATCAGAATATGACATGGGCCACGTTTGAAACCAACGACCGGCGTTTGTGGGTACGGATAGGGCGGGAGCTCAGAACTTATTTGGTCGGTTTATGGCGTGCCGGTGGGCTTCGAGGACAAACGGTGGAAGAAGCCTTTTATATCAAATGTGATGAGGAAACCAACCCACCCGATGTTCGTGAAGCGGGAATGGTCGTCACAGAAATGGGATTGGCTCCGCGGTCTCCCGCTGAGTTTGTTGTCTTGCGGATTATTCATCGTCTTGGGAGCAGAGAGGTCCCGAGAGATATAGAGCTTACGTAG
- a CDS encoding Pvc16 family protein, which yields MIRDLSLTLKKILEDPNLPEPLKTARVVFDHPAAPFAPTQLTVDVFLYDIRENLELRSNEPIIERNNGQATMVRSPKRVACSYLITAWPVGGEEPALQEQRILSQVLMALSQYPTIPASLLQGSLVGQEPPLPMVTAQPDGLKDPHEFWAAIGNHLRPSITVTVTIAMQPFTLVTAPLVMTEVVHVGERTSLEAEEIKPATRLEFFSISGRVTDATGGPVTDATIVVVESNMATTTDVDGRYHIRMMRAGAYTLRVQKDAAIKQVGITVPASAQSNYDVRLT from the coding sequence ATGATTCGTGATTTGAGCCTGACATTGAAAAAGATCTTGGAGGATCCGAATCTTCCGGAACCCTTAAAGACGGCACGAGTTGTCTTCGACCACCCAGCAGCGCCGTTTGCTCCCACGCAGCTGACGGTGGATGTCTTTCTCTACGATATTCGCGAGAACCTGGAGCTGCGGAGTAACGAACCGATCATTGAGCGGAACAATGGGCAAGCGACCATGGTCCGGTCACCCAAGCGCGTGGCCTGTTCATATCTCATCACGGCATGGCCCGTCGGGGGAGAAGAACCGGCGCTGCAGGAGCAGCGGATACTCAGCCAGGTATTGATGGCGCTTTCACAATATCCAACGATTCCAGCCTCTTTATTGCAGGGAAGTCTTGTCGGGCAAGAGCCACCGCTACCGATGGTCACCGCACAACCCGACGGGTTGAAGGACCCTCATGAATTTTGGGCAGCTATTGGGAACCATCTCCGGCCATCCATCACGGTGACGGTCACGATTGCAATGCAACCGTTCACGCTGGTAACCGCCCCCCTTGTGATGACCGAAGTGGTTCACGTGGGTGAGCGGACCTCACTCGAAGCAGAGGAAATAAAGCCGGCCACTCGGCTCGAATTCTTCAGTATCAGCGGGCGGGTAACGGATGCGACAGGTGGCCCTGTGACTGACGCTACGATCGTGGTTGTCGAAAGTAATATGGCCACGACCACGGATGTCGACGGACGATATCACATCAGAATGATGCGGGCGGGCGCGTATACCTTGCGCGTTCAAAAAGATGCGGCAATAAAACAAGTCGGTATTACGGTTCCAGCATCGGCTCAGAGCAATTACGACGTGCGGTTGACATAG
- a CDS encoding phage tail sheath subtilisin-like domain-containing protein, which translates to MPSYLSPGVYVEEVPSAIKAIAGVSTSTAGFIGIVPDKIHLVAEDEAPATKFVDFSLPTLSKMPKLIANWTQFTQAFGGLVGDSAGPKTADPSPAIDEGHRRLAHAVYGFFNNGGSRCFVARIKDSAELDDALRAFSAIDEIALVAAPGITDDALRDKIASHCFQTADRFAILDGPSSTDDLTKLTKTAADAGLMPKKTDFAAWYFPWIQAFDPATKLQKPNEDGTLAVPPSGHLAGIYARVDTQRGVHKTPANEPILGALNVTQPLSKADQDGLNPKGVNCIRSLNDNILVWGGRTVGGDANADLKYISVRRTLLFLRKSIGEGTQWVVFEPNTPAVWQKIIRNVSAFLTNVWRSGALFGTTPEQAFYVKCDAETNPAELRELGQVVTEIGVAIVRPAEFVIFRISQAAAQGK; encoded by the coding sequence ATGCCAAGCTATCTCTCACCAGGTGTGTATGTTGAAGAAGTGCCGTCGGCCATTAAGGCGATCGCCGGTGTGAGCACTAGTACAGCCGGTTTTATCGGGATCGTGCCGGACAAGATTCATCTCGTCGCCGAAGACGAAGCGCCCGCCACCAAGTTCGTCGACTTCTCTTTGCCGACGTTGAGCAAGATGCCGAAGCTGATTGCCAACTGGACGCAGTTCACACAAGCGTTCGGCGGTCTGGTGGGTGATTCAGCTGGTCCCAAGACCGCCGATCCAAGTCCTGCGATTGACGAGGGACACCGGCGTTTGGCGCACGCGGTGTACGGGTTTTTCAACAATGGGGGAAGCCGCTGTTTTGTCGCGCGGATCAAGGATAGCGCGGAGCTGGATGATGCGCTGCGAGCTTTTTCGGCAATTGATGAAATTGCGCTTGTAGCTGCTCCCGGTATAACCGACGATGCCTTACGCGACAAGATCGCCTCACACTGTTTCCAAACAGCCGATCGGTTTGCCATTCTCGACGGCCCGTCGAGCACCGATGATTTAACGAAGTTGACGAAGACAGCGGCTGATGCCGGCCTGATGCCCAAGAAAACCGATTTTGCAGCCTGGTATTTCCCCTGGATTCAGGCGTTCGATCCTGCCACCAAATTGCAGAAGCCTAATGAGGATGGAACCTTGGCAGTTCCGCCCAGCGGGCATTTGGCGGGTATCTATGCGCGTGTGGATACGCAACGTGGTGTCCACAAAACACCGGCCAATGAGCCCATTCTCGGTGCACTCAACGTCACACAGCCATTGAGCAAGGCCGATCAAGATGGGCTGAATCCCAAAGGCGTCAATTGCATTCGCTCGCTCAACGACAACATTTTGGTATGGGGAGGGCGAACGGTCGGCGGAGACGCGAATGCGGACCTTAAGTATATCAGTGTGCGGCGAACCTTGTTGTTCCTGCGAAAGTCTATTGGTGAGGGGACGCAATGGGTTGTGTTTGAGCCGAACACCCCTGCGGTCTGGCAGAAAATCATCCGGAATGTCTCAGCCTTTTTGACGAATGTTTGGCGTTCAGGGGCACTGTTCGGAACGACACCGGAGCAAGCATTTTATGTCAAATGCGATGCGGAGACCAATCCCGCCGAGCTGCGTGAACTGGGTCAAGTGGTGACGGAAATCGGTGTGGCCATTGTCCGTCCGGCGGAGTTTGTGATTTTCCGCATCAGCCAGGCGGCGGCTCAAGGCAAGTAA
- a CDS encoding putative baseplate assembly protein has product MSGQAPLIDHRTTSHIVVQVRELVKTYTAGYPEADLAKGVGAALVGIVGRFSEIILQRLNKVPEKNLLAFLDLLGASLTPPQSAQVPLTFSLAQGSVVDGVVPQGTQVSAPPAEGKQEPVVFETERELVVTAAQLTSIFVCEPAYDRYDDFSGLSSASVDVGVPAFRGSRPIEHLTYLGQDAVLGVSNLKSVTLSIVLDQPIENPDPRKIMWESWDGAAGIPLLPNDGTADLTKSGEIVFTTGLSSLSRQAVGKRTSRWIRCRLATPISPAGQAQSGTVRADQLPQVKSITMQTTVGKDGLAVDHAFADAAPVDTTKDFYPFGEKPRFSDAWYIAGKDAFSQAGAKVTLTITLTDPTSGIPAPRTDGNPKLAWECWDGNTWFGIGTATAGSETRATTFSDTTRAFTQSGTVVLTLPTTVMPMTVQGVESYWLRVRLTSGNYGIDAHFELIDPAHPEKGYKLIPATFAPPSIGRLTVGYSLTTAATPLSAVVTYNDFSYEDVTGRTFAPFRPAQDSYPTLYFGLTLPPSRATFPHNTISLYVRIREVIYGAKLDNPSPASSPRLVWQMKDGHGWQTISVRDETQDLTRPGLVEFLPPAGLVSGSAFGVERYWLRAQWESGDYRFVPKIRQVVLNTAMASQLISVTNEILGSGNADENQRFSTAHSPVLAGQRLEVRELEMATAAERATLEREEGADAVSVLLDPTGRPEEIWVRWHEVPDFYGSGPRDRHYVMNHSTGEIRFGNGVNGLGPPTGIGNIRMARYQTGGGIAGNKSADTIVQLNTTIPYVDKVTNLDASFGGAEAELPADLLNRAPRAIRHRGRAVTLEDYEDLAVLASPDVARAKCVPLRDLIDDPLDTKPRTPGAVSVVIVPRSSEGKPLPSLELMTRVQSYLERYSVPTATVAVVGPLYVKVNITVEIALVSLEGARRVEQAAQDRLAAFLHPLVGGQEGNGWAFGREPSKSDIYAALGTISGVDHVRSLTLKLVADLPDVDLQAVTATGRFLVYSGLHQIALISEEA; this is encoded by the coding sequence ATGTCGGGCCAGGCCCCTCTCATCGATCACCGTACGACATCGCACATCGTGGTGCAGGTGCGCGAGTTAGTGAAGACCTACACGGCCGGCTATCCGGAGGCGGATCTGGCCAAAGGTGTCGGCGCAGCGTTGGTCGGCATCGTCGGGCGATTTTCGGAAATTATCCTTCAGCGACTCAATAAGGTGCCGGAGAAAAATCTCCTTGCGTTCCTGGATTTGCTTGGCGCGTCGTTGACTCCTCCGCAATCAGCTCAGGTGCCGCTTACGTTCTCATTAGCTCAAGGGAGTGTCGTAGACGGGGTGGTCCCTCAAGGGACCCAGGTCTCGGCTCCTCCGGCTGAAGGGAAACAAGAACCTGTCGTGTTTGAGACGGAGCGGGAACTGGTGGTGACAGCGGCGCAGTTAACCTCCATCTTCGTCTGCGAACCGGCGTACGACCGGTACGATGATTTCAGCGGACTCAGTTCTGCCTCTGTGGACGTCGGCGTACCGGCGTTTCGAGGAAGTCGTCCGATCGAGCATCTCACATATTTGGGGCAGGATGCGGTGTTAGGCGTTTCCAATTTGAAGAGTGTGACACTCAGCATCGTGCTGGATCAGCCCATCGAGAACCCGGATCCACGAAAGATCATGTGGGAAAGCTGGGACGGGGCGGCAGGAATTCCTCTATTGCCTAACGATGGGACGGCCGATCTGACAAAAAGCGGCGAGATTGTGTTTACGACAGGGTTGTCTTCCCTCTCTAGGCAGGCCGTAGGGAAAAGGACCAGTCGATGGATACGGTGTCGATTAGCGACGCCCATTTCGCCGGCAGGGCAAGCCCAAAGCGGGACGGTGCGCGCCGATCAGTTGCCGCAAGTGAAGTCGATTACGATGCAGACCACAGTCGGGAAAGACGGACTGGCCGTGGATCACGCCTTTGCCGATGCGGCTCCGGTGGATACCACCAAGGATTTCTATCCATTCGGAGAAAAGCCGAGGTTCAGCGATGCATGGTATATAGCCGGCAAAGATGCCTTCTCGCAGGCCGGCGCGAAGGTCACGCTGACCATCACCTTGACGGATCCGACATCTGGGATTCCGGCCCCGAGGACCGATGGAAATCCGAAGTTGGCGTGGGAATGCTGGGACGGCAACACCTGGTTTGGGATAGGAACGGCTACCGCAGGCAGTGAGACAAGAGCGACCACGTTTTCCGATACGACACGCGCCTTCACTCAATCCGGCACTGTCGTGCTGACGTTGCCGACGACGGTCATGCCGATGACGGTCCAGGGAGTCGAGAGCTACTGGTTACGTGTGCGACTGACATCGGGTAACTACGGTATCGATGCTCACTTCGAACTGATCGATCCGGCTCACCCCGAGAAGGGGTACAAGCTCATTCCAGCAACATTCGCTCCGCCATCGATCGGCCGATTGACGGTGGGGTATAGCTTGACGACGGCAGCAACTCCGCTGAGTGCCGTGGTGACATACAATGATTTCTCGTATGAGGATGTCACGGGTAGGACGTTTGCTCCGTTTCGACCGGCGCAAGACTCGTATCCGACATTGTACTTCGGATTGACTCTTCCTCCATCCCGCGCAACGTTCCCTCATAATACGATAAGCCTGTACGTCCGAATTCGTGAAGTGATCTATGGGGCGAAGCTGGATAACCCTTCTCCGGCGTCGTCACCGCGTCTGGTGTGGCAAATGAAGGATGGACACGGTTGGCAAACAATCAGCGTGCGCGATGAAACACAAGATTTGACGAGACCGGGATTGGTGGAGTTCTTACCTCCGGCAGGGCTTGTATCGGGATCAGCTTTTGGAGTCGAGCGGTACTGGCTTCGTGCGCAGTGGGAGTCCGGTGACTATCGATTCGTGCCGAAAATACGGCAGGTCGTTCTCAATACCGCGATGGCGTCGCAACTGATATCTGTGACCAATGAAATCCTTGGGTCTGGAAACGCGGATGAGAATCAGCGGTTTTCGACGGCACACTCTCCGGTGTTGGCCGGTCAACGGCTGGAAGTACGTGAACTGGAGATGGCGACTGCCGCAGAGCGAGCGACTCTTGAACGGGAAGAGGGAGCGGACGCCGTTTCTGTGTTGCTCGATCCGACCGGACGTCCAGAAGAGATTTGGGTGCGTTGGCATGAAGTGCCCGATTTCTACGGTTCGGGTCCGCGGGATCGGCATTATGTGATGAACCACTCGACTGGAGAAATTCGTTTCGGCAATGGAGTCAATGGACTGGGTCCTCCGACCGGCATCGGGAATATCAGAATGGCGCGGTATCAAACCGGCGGCGGCATAGCAGGCAATAAGTCGGCCGACACGATCGTTCAACTCAACACGACGATTCCCTATGTCGATAAGGTGACGAATCTCGACGCCTCATTTGGGGGAGCTGAAGCTGAACTTCCGGCAGACCTCCTGAATCGCGCTCCACGTGCAATCCGTCATCGTGGGCGGGCCGTGACACTGGAAGATTATGAAGATTTAGCCGTTCTGGCGTCTCCCGATGTCGCCAGAGCCAAATGTGTGCCGTTGCGTGATCTGATCGATGATCCGCTCGATACGAAACCTAGAACGCCTGGAGCGGTCAGTGTCGTGATCGTGCCGCGTTCGAGTGAAGGGAAACCTCTGCCGAGCCTGGAACTCATGACTCGCGTTCAGAGCTATCTGGAGAGGTACAGTGTACCGACGGCAACAGTGGCAGTGGTCGGGCCACTCTATGTGAAGGTCAATATTACCGTGGAAATTGCTCTCGTTTCCTTGGAAGGAGCACGTCGTGTCGAGCAGGCTGCGCAAGATCGGCTTGCCGCATTTTTGCATCCTCTGGTCGGAGGCCAGGAAGGGAATGGGTGGGCATTTGGTCGTGAACCAAGCAAATCGGATAT
- a CDS encoding GPW/gp25 family protein — protein MSRPLLGIGIGYPVSVDEQGSFTLAAYEESVRQSVWIILGTAKGERVMRPDFGCGIYDLVFDINSAATAGSAAQAVRDALLVFEPRIDVVEVHVAPDDGGEVLLISVDYQVRATNNAFNLVYPFYLERSAV, from the coding sequence ATGTCCAGGCCGCTGCTGGGTATCGGGATAGGGTATCCGGTTTCAGTGGATGAACAGGGATCGTTCACGCTTGCGGCCTATGAGGAAAGCGTTCGGCAATCTGTGTGGATCATATTGGGAACCGCGAAAGGCGAGCGGGTCATGCGTCCGGACTTCGGATGTGGCATTTATGATTTGGTCTTTGACATCAATAGCGCCGCAACAGCGGGCAGTGCGGCGCAAGCCGTACGCGATGCGCTGTTGGTGTTCGAACCCCGCATCGATGTGGTGGAGGTACATGTAGCGCCGGATGACGGTGGAGAGGTCCTGCTGATCAGTGTCGACTATCAGGTTCGCGCGACGAATAACGCGTTCAATTTGGTTTATCCGTTCTATCTAGAAAGGAGTGCGGTCTGA
- a CDS encoding contractile injection system protein, VgrG/Pvc8 family: MAGSGLPVPAVKVFTNGQALAPEVELVSITVDDTVDLPGMFAMEILNSDAASGELILDQQQFAVGNEVEIKLGYGADLASVMKGEITGIEVECTWSTLPKMTVRGYDRRHRLQRGRKSRTFLKQTDSAIAKKIAQETGLSANTKDSRVQYDYVFQANQTDMEFLIERAGRIQYGLTIDDKTLNFLPVANAEGSVLTLTLKDDLMEFSSRLSSIGQVDQTTVRGWDPKQKQALVGVGREANVTTKMGGSRSGAAVAKRAFGAAIGITTDSPVMTQAEADAVAKAAINASVLGFITGEGVCQGRTDLRAGKVITLGGLGKQFSGQYYVTAVSHRCGESGYTTRFTVRRNAV, from the coding sequence ATGGCAGGTTCAGGGCTGCCCGTTCCGGCGGTGAAGGTTTTTACGAATGGGCAAGCACTGGCTCCTGAAGTGGAGCTTGTCAGCATCACCGTCGATGACACTGTAGATCTCCCCGGCATGTTTGCCATGGAAATCCTCAACTCAGATGCGGCGTCCGGGGAGTTGATCCTCGATCAACAACAATTTGCCGTCGGGAATGAGGTAGAAATCAAGCTTGGGTATGGAGCGGATCTGGCCTCTGTCATGAAGGGTGAAATCACGGGAATAGAGGTGGAGTGCACCTGGTCTACATTGCCGAAGATGACGGTGCGGGGATACGATCGTCGGCATCGTCTCCAACGCGGTCGGAAGTCCCGCACGTTCCTGAAGCAGACGGATAGCGCCATTGCCAAAAAAATCGCACAGGAAACGGGCCTTTCAGCGAACACGAAGGACAGCCGAGTGCAATATGATTATGTGTTCCAGGCGAATCAAACCGATATGGAATTTTTGATCGAGCGAGCCGGACGGATCCAGTACGGCCTCACAATCGACGACAAGACGCTGAATTTCCTTCCTGTCGCCAATGCGGAAGGGAGTGTTCTCACGCTGACGCTGAAAGATGATTTGATGGAATTTTCCTCACGGTTGTCTTCGATCGGACAGGTCGATCAAACGACCGTCCGGGGCTGGGATCCTAAACAGAAACAAGCGTTGGTCGGCGTGGGACGAGAAGCGAATGTCACGACCAAAATGGGCGGATCGAGGAGTGGGGCTGCGGTGGCGAAACGGGCATTCGGCGCCGCAATAGGGATAACGACTGATAGTCCTGTGATGACACAAGCGGAGGCGGATGCAGTCGCCAAGGCCGCTATCAATGCATCGGTCTTGGGATTTATTACCGGAGAAGGTGTGTGCCAGGGGCGGACCGACTTGCGGGCCGGGAAGGTGATTACGCTCGGCGGTTTGGGGAAACAGTTCAGCGGGCAATATTATGTCACGGCAGTCAGTCATCGGTGTGGAGAAAGCGGGTATACCACCCGCTTTACGGTTCGAAGGAATGCGGTATGA
- a CDS encoding phage tail protein has protein sequence MPSFGINAAAGLASNLLGVRLDPYQSHNFLVEVEGILVGSFSECSGLQVETETTPYREGGLNEYEHRFAGPTKYPSLILKHGLTQLFGLWSWHQDVAKGQVERRNGTIYLLDKQAIPVIWWNFTDAFPVKWTGPDFRAGSAEVAFESVELVHRGLSRPALAALAAGIGAATAKLL, from the coding sequence ATGCCATCCTTCGGAATCAATGCCGCCGCCGGTCTGGCAAGCAATCTATTGGGAGTGCGTCTCGATCCATACCAGTCGCACAATTTTCTTGTCGAAGTGGAAGGGATTCTGGTCGGCAGTTTTTCCGAATGCAGCGGGTTACAAGTAGAGACTGAAACGACTCCTTATCGGGAAGGCGGCTTAAATGAGTATGAGCACCGTTTTGCCGGCCCGACCAAATATCCGTCTTTGATTCTCAAACATGGATTGACGCAACTGTTCGGGCTTTGGAGTTGGCATCAGGATGTGGCGAAGGGACAGGTCGAACGCAGAAACGGGACGATCTATCTTCTGGATAAGCAAGCCATTCCCGTGATCTGGTGGAATTTTACCGATGCCTTCCCCGTGAAATGGACGGGCCCCGATTTCCGTGCGGGTTCTGCAGAAGTGGCATTCGAAAGTGTTGAACTCGTTCATCGCGGTCTGAGTCGGCCGGCCTTGGCTGCGCTGGCCGCAGGCATCGGCGCTGCAACGGCCAAACTGTTGTAA
- a CDS encoding LysM peptidoglycan-binding domain-containing protein: MALEKIKIAPLDKDGHPVESRAFHVLFNPNTYSISKSVTWNGSADRALNAPPLTFGGGDNRVLTLNLFYDVTDPSALGGKLIRDVRQETNKMVALTQIERKRDRPPAVMVLWGGAPPHNSDFPFIGVITQLSQTFKLFTNEGVPVRAELSVIFKEYKDPKKDKQETDPDFTTRLVKRGDTLSSIAAEMYGDPRMWRRIADANSLDDPRRLEIGRRLSIPGTN, from the coding sequence ATGGCGTTAGAAAAAATCAAAATTGCTCCGTTGGACAAAGATGGGCATCCGGTTGAAAGCCGGGCTTTCCATGTGTTGTTCAATCCCAACACCTATTCGATTTCTAAGTCCGTGACATGGAACGGGTCTGCAGATAGAGCTTTGAATGCGCCACCGTTGACATTCGGTGGCGGCGACAATCGTGTCCTCACGCTGAATCTTTTTTATGATGTCACCGATCCATCGGCTTTAGGGGGAAAACTGATCAGGGATGTCCGTCAAGAAACGAACAAAATGGTCGCCTTGACTCAAATCGAGCGCAAACGAGACCGTCCTCCTGCGGTCATGGTCTTGTGGGGAGGCGCTCCACCACATAATTCTGATTTCCCGTTTATCGGAGTGATCACCCAGTTGTCACAGACTTTCAAGTTGTTTACGAACGAGGGGGTTCCGGTTCGGGCGGAATTGTCCGTGATTTTCAAGGAATACAAAGACCCGAAAAAAGATAAGCAGGAGACTGATCCCGACTTCACGACAAGGTTGGTCAAACGAGGCGATACATTGAGCAGTATTGCGGCGGAGATGTACGGCGATCCTAGGATGTGGCGGAGAATTGCAGACGCCAATTCTCTGGATGATCCACGACGGCTTGAAATCGGTCGTCGGTTGTCCATTCCAGGTACGAATTGA
- a CDS encoding phage baseplate assembly protein V yields the protein MNLYDLLSDREGPKAVTSKTTGVVVGIVTNNQDPDKMGRVKLKFPWLSDEEEGYWARMAVPMAGSERGIYFLPEVNDEVLVAFEQGDARFPYVVGALWNGRDAPPAENGDGKNNVRVIKSRSGHVIRLTDEDGKEKIEIVDKSGNNSVVFDTAENTITITADKDIVLSASKGSIKLNARQIEIKSSADTKIEAGAGMDVKAGATMNIKGQVVNIN from the coding sequence ATGAATTTGTACGACCTTCTCAGTGATAGAGAGGGACCAAAAGCTGTGACGTCAAAAACAACCGGCGTCGTAGTGGGAATTGTGACCAACAATCAAGATCCCGACAAAATGGGCCGGGTGAAACTCAAGTTTCCATGGCTGAGCGATGAAGAGGAAGGCTATTGGGCGCGCATGGCGGTTCCCATGGCAGGGAGCGAGCGGGGGATATATTTTCTCCCGGAAGTGAATGATGAAGTGCTCGTCGCCTTCGAGCAGGGCGATGCACGGTTCCCCTATGTAGTCGGTGCACTCTGGAACGGGAGAGACGCGCCGCCGGCTGAAAACGGCGACGGGAAAAACAATGTTCGTGTCATCAAGTCGCGCAGCGGTCACGTCATCCGACTGACCGATGAGGACGGCAAAGAAAAAATAGAAATTGTGGATAAGAGCGGGAACAATTCGGTGGTCTTCGATACAGCCGAGAATACAATTACGATCACGGCGGATAAAGATATCGTCCTGTCGGCGTCCAAGGGAAGCATCAAGTTGAACGCCCGGCAGATAGAGATCAAATCCTCAGCTGACACCAAGATCGAAGCCGGAGCGGGGATGGATGTGAAGGCCGGTGCGACGATGAACATCAAAGGACAAGTCGTGAACATTAATTGA
- a CDS encoding phage tail protein → MATGARTDPYRDFNFMVEIDGITQAGFQECGGLDSSTDPVDYREGTDPNHVRKLSGLNKYTALTLKRGITDSDELWKWRKTVIDGKTERKNGSIILLNEAGVEKVRWNFLGGWPSKWTGPSLNATGTAVAVETLEITHEELKKA, encoded by the coding sequence ATGGCAACAGGAGCAAGAACAGATCCCTATCGCGACTTTAATTTTATGGTCGAGATCGATGGGATTACCCAAGCGGGCTTTCAGGAGTGTGGTGGCCTGGATTCCAGCACGGACCCCGTCGATTATCGCGAAGGTACCGATCCTAATCATGTGCGAAAGTTGAGCGGACTGAATAAGTATACTGCCCTCACGCTCAAACGTGGGATCACAGACTCCGATGAGCTGTGGAAATGGCGCAAGACCGTTATCGACGGCAAGACGGAACGAAAGAACGGATCGATCATTCTCCTGAACGAAGCCGGCGTCGAGAAGGTTCGTTGGAACTTTTTGGGAGGATGGCCGTCAAAATGGACCGGTCCATCGTTGAATGCGACCGGGACAGCGGTGGCTGTTGAAACCTTGGAAATCACTCATGAGGAGCTGAAGAAAGCGTAG